Genomic window (Bradyrhizobium sp. 186):
GGCATCACGCTGTTCCTTGTCGACCGTGGCACGCCAGGCTTCAAGGTTGCCCGCACCCAACCGATGATGGGTCATCGAGGCTATGGCCATGCCGAGCTGACCTTCGAGGACTGCCGCATTCCGAAGGCGGCCGTGCTCGGCGGGGTCGGTGGCGGCTTCAAGCTGATCATGCAGAGCGTGCTCCAGATTCGTCTCGCCCATATCGGCGCGCGCGCCGTCGGTATGGCGCAGCGCGCACTCGAGATGATGCGCAAGCACGCCGGCGAGCGGCGCCAGTTCGGTCAGGCGATCGGTGACTTCCAGATGGTGCAGAAGCTGATCGCCGATTCCGCCACCGAGATATTCGGGGTCAAGATGATGGTGATGAATGCTGCCTGGGAGATCGATCAGGGTCGGGATGCGCGCGACAAGGTCTCGATGATCAAGGTCGCAGCGTCCGAGATGCAGGGCCGCGTGGTCGACCGCGCCATCCAGGTGTTCGGTGGCATGGGTTTTAGCAAGGACCTGCCGCTGGAGCGCATGTATCGCGATGCGCGGGTCACTCGCATCTATGACGGCACCTCCGAAATTCATCGCATGCTGGTCGCGCGCAGCACCATCAAGAACGGCTTGCAGCTCTAGGGAAAGGTCGATGTCTCACGCACTTCTCAAGCCCGGTGCCGCCTTCGCGTTCCGCAAGACCATGACGGTCGCCGAACAGGCGATGTTCACCGGCATCAGCGGCAATCTCGGTGGTCTCTATGTCGATGCCGTCCGCGCCAAGAAGGCGGGCGCGTCCAACATGGTCGCCTTCGAACTCGCAGTCGGCGGTCTCGCCACCACCTGTCTCAGCCAGCTCGGCGGACCCACGCGGCGGATCGGCAGTATCGCGCTGAATTTTGCAGCGCCCGTGATCGTCGGCGATTCCGTCGAGGCCATGGCCGAGATCGTCTCGGTCGCCGGCGACGAAGCGACTTGCCGGATCACCTGCACACTGTCGCCGTCCGGCGCGACCGTGGTGGATGGCACCGCGACGCTCGTTCCCTTCGCGAAAGCCTGAGC
Coding sequences:
- a CDS encoding MaoC/PaaZ C-terminal domain-containing protein gives rise to the protein MSHALLKPGAAFAFRKTMTVAEQAMFTGISGNLGGLYVDAVRAKKAGASNMVAFELAVGGLATTCLSQLGGPTRRIGSIALNFAAPVIVGDSVEAMAEIVSVAGDEATCRITCTLSPSGATVVDGTATLVPFAKA
- a CDS encoding acyl-CoA dehydrogenase family protein; this translates as MIDFSLPEDTRLLVDTVRRFVETEVQPLEDEVERTATVPAGALAVTKAKAQKLGLYAMNMPADVGGGGLSCVEHCLVEEELGKTSDALIRRVFGQVYPMLMACKGDQVDRYLLPTVKGDKICAMAITEPGAGSDAASISTTAHLDGDAWVLNGTKHFISDGDIADYVILMALTDKEKRARGGITLFLVDRGTPGFKVARTQPMMGHRGYGHAELTFEDCRIPKAAVLGGVGGGFKLIMQSVLQIRLAHIGARAVGMAQRALEMMRKHAGERRQFGQAIGDFQMVQKLIADSATEIFGVKMMVMNAAWEIDQGRDARDKVSMIKVAASEMQGRVVDRAIQVFGGMGFSKDLPLERMYRDARVTRIYDGTSEIHRMLVARSTIKNGLQL